The following are encoded in a window of Brettanomyces bruxellensis chromosome 9, complete sequence genomic DNA:
- the GCN20 gene encoding ATP-binding cassette, regulator of translational elongation (BUSCO:EOG09260OM6) — MSNIGLKIRQAVPSVDPVVANYAVGYIQHISDSTEDAVLSKQLDIPNEVKFLKKILLSSGGDPNKVGKLSLSIEVILTKKLRDNMSKLKIEGDTSKRLLDPSVLRLQQRTDTSAAFLTSSVDVEHVGRQMESRVDKRKLKKAEAKIARKLAKKKDRHVKYEASKLLDEHKQDDYDSFFLKVNPLEAGGDGGRSKDIKVDGFDLFVGQAQRILSDASLTLAFGHRYGLVGRNGVGKSTLLKALSRRELDIPKHITILYVEQEYIGDNKTALQSVLDADVWRKQLLMEESKINERVDEIEKLRKEFEENSPEMKKLDNEQDDLYSNLEKVQERLADIESDKAEGKAAQILYGLGFSDEAQQRPTKEFSGGWRMRISLARALFCEPDLLLLDEPTNMLDVPSAAYLARYLQTYPSTVLVVSHDRDFLNEVATDIIHQHSERLDYYRGCDFDAFYNTRAERLKTQKKEYENQMAYRKHLQAFIDKFRYNAAKSREARSRMKKLEKLPVLDLPEVEHQYTFSFPDPEKLPAPILQLQGVSFSYKPEELMLNDVDMDIEMDSRIALVGANGCGKTTLLKVALGELTPTSGIVYKNHRLRIGYFAQHHVDALDLSLSAVTWLSKKYPGKSDEEYRRHLGSFGISGSLALKRMDELSGGQKSRVIFASLCLNNPHILILDEPTNHLDTPGLEALAKALKNFKGGILMVSHDVSMIKEVCTEIWASENGTVKKFPGTIDDYKDYILEEADESGVVKRR, encoded by the coding sequence ATGTCTAATATTGGACTCAAAATTAGGCAAGCAGTGCCATCAGTGGATCCTGTTGTTGCTAATTATGCGGTTGGTTACATTCAGCATATTTCAGATTCAACTGAAGATGCGGTTCTTTCGAAGCAACTCGACATTCCTAACGAagtgaaatttttgaagaaaatactTTTGAGCTCGGGTGGGGATCCAAACAAAGTTGGAAAGTTGAGTTTAAGTATCGAGGTGATTCTTACTAAGAAGTTAAGAGATAATATGTCCAAACTTAAAATTGAGGGTGATACCTCCAAAAGACTTTTGGATCCCAGTGTATTAAGGCTTCAACAAAGAACGGATACCTCGGCTGCTTTCCTTACTTCTTCTGTTGATGTGGAACATGTTGGAAGACAAATGGAATCTAGGGTTGATAAGCggaagttgaaaaaagctGAAGCAAAAATTGCAAGGAAATTGgccaagaagaaggataGGCATGTTAAATATGAGGCATCTAAATTGCTTGACGAACATAAACAAGATGATTATgattcattctttttgaagGTGAATCCTCTTGAAGCGGGTGGAGATGGAGGACGTTCAAAGGATATTAAAGTTGATGGctttgatttatttgttggaCAAGCACAACGTATATTGTCAGATGCTTCCCTTACCTTAGCTTTTGGCCATAGATATGGTTTAGTTGGAAGAAATGGTGTTGGTAAATCTACACTTCTGAAAGCTTTATCGAGGAGGGAGTTGGATATTCCCAAGCACATTACTATCTTGTATGTCGAGCAGGAATATATTGGTGACAACAAAACCGCATTACAGTCTGTTTTAGATGCTGACGTTTGGCGAAAGCAACTTCTGATggaagaaagtaaaataaatgagCGTGTTGATGAGATTGAAAAACTAAGAAaggaatttgaagaaaattcgccagagatgaagaagcttgATAATGAGCAAGATGATTTGTATAGTAATTTAGAAAAGGTTCAGGAGAGACTAGCTGATATTGAAAGTGATAAGGCTGAAGGTAAAGCGGCTCAAATACTATACGGATTGGGCTTTAGTGATGAAGCTCAACAAAGACCAACAAAGGAATTTTCTGGTGGTTGGAGGATGCGTATATCTCTTGCCCGTGCTCTTTTCTGTGAGCCTGATTTATTGCTTTTGGATGAGCCTACAAATATGTTGGATGTTCCTTCTGCAGCTTATTTGGCTAGATACTTGCAAACATATCCATCCACGGTTTTGGTTGTCTCTCACGATAGGGATTTCCTTAATGAGGTTGCAACTGATATAATTCACCAACACTCGGAAAGATTAGATTATTACAGAGGATGTGACTTTGATGCATTTTACAATACAAGGGCGGAGAGACTTAAAACgcaaaaaaaggaatatgAGAACCAAATGGCTTATAGAAAGCATTTACAGGCGTtcattgataaatttaGATATAATGCTGCTAAATCTAGGGAAGCCAGATCTAGAATGAAAAAGCTTGAAAAATTGCCCGTTTTGGATCTCCCAGAAGTTGAACACCAGTATACGTTTAGCTTTCCTGATCCTGAAAAGCTTCCTGCACCAATTTTGCAATTGCAAGGAGTTAGTTTCTCCTATAAACCAGAGGAATTGATGTTGAATGATGTTGATATGGATATTGAAATGGACTCTAGAATTGCATTGGTTGGTGCTAATGGTTGTGGTAAAACGACACTCCTAAAGGTTGCATTGGGAGAATTAACACCAACATCAGGTATTGTATACAAGAATCATCGTTTAAGGATTGGTTACTTTGCTCAGCATCATGTGGATGCATTAGACCTTTCACTTAGTGCCGTTACTTGGCTGAGTAAGAAATATCCTGGCAAAAGTGACGAAGAATACAGAAGACATTTGGGATCATTTGGTATTTCAGGCTCGCTTGCATTGAAACGGATGGATGAATTGTCAGGTGGTCAAAAGTCCAGGGTTATATTTGCTTCATTATGCTTAAATAATCCACATATTCTTATCCTCGATGAGCCTACGAACCATCTAGATACTCCTGGTTTGGAAGCGCTTGCTAAAGCCTTGAAAAACTTTAAAGGTGGAATTCTGATGGTTTCGCACGATGTTTCCATGATTAAAGAAGTGTGTACCGAAATTTGGGCTAGTGAAAATGGAACTGTCAAAAAATTCCCAGGTACTATTGATGATTACAAGGATTATATTTTGGAGGAAGCAGACGAAAGTGGCGTTGTCAAGAGGAGATAA
- the DIS3 gene encoding exosome catalytic subunit dis3 (BUSCO:EOG09260AQB), with amino-acid sequence MSTSLKRKQISSGLSVTQKVFVRSRRGKASKIVREHYLRDDIPCGSQACEACDEYYFPDPSGFVRHPVLSKTPLKIEKKSIGKHYVIPDTNVVLNAIDMLENDKVFYDVIIPQTVLEEVRNKSYPIYMRLRGLCKSEDKRFVVFHNEFKASTYLERKIGETMNDYNDRLIRKCAIFYGEHLQDAGISIVLVTGDRANREKAQKNSILTLSLPEYISLLPNSIELQDMLPTSGEFSSNYKEIKYPSYFSAARLIGGIKAGSLHQGTINISSYNFLEGTVAVPNLPKPLLILGRENLNRAFNGDKVVVEILSKNNWKKPSTKIIDEEAVNQNGIGDDDDEVMVTDKERIVLAQEAVKAQKAFLQDGDDDQKSIVPTGRVVGIIKRSWRLYVGQLSPNSIDQNNNSGYSAKNCFVILMDRTLPKIRIRTRRSRALAGKRIVVAVDSWSESSKFPQGHYVRTLGDIEDKDAEEEAILLEHDIEYRPFSKNVLDCLPKEGHNWKVPENLNNGDQLLAKREDLRDRLICSIDPPGCVDIDDALHAKKLPNGNYEVGVHIADVTHFVKPGTAIDQEAASRGTTVYLVDKRIDMLPSLLGTDLCSLMANVDRYAFSVIWEMNDKAEIQNVKFTKSIIRSRHAFSYEEAQMRMDDQEKQDPLTQDLRILLRLSKILKKKRLDAGALNLASPEVRVHMDSETSDPSEVEVKQLLEANSLVEEFMLAANISVARKIYETFPQVAMLRRHATPPATNFEALNDMLRVRKGMSLSVESSKALADSLDRCVDPKDPYFNTLVRILATRCMTAAEYFTAGSFSYPEFHHYGLAVDIYTHFTSPIRRYCDDIVHRQLSAAINYETLSKLHMDKDKMDLIVKNINRRHRNAQFAGRASINYYVGQVMKSAEAVEHGYVIKVFSNGIVVLIPKYGLESLIKLDVLGQVDTAIFDAEKYKLTFKNGDDQETVITLFDNVEVYVKTELDKFTGKRKVLLSLK; translated from the coding sequence ATGTCTACGtctttaaaaagaaagcagataTCATCTGGTTTATCTGTTACCCAAAAAGTATTTGTTCGTTCAAGACGTGGAAAGGCCTCCAAGATAGTCAGAGAGCATTATTTGAGAGATGATATTCCATGTGGCTCTCAAGCCTGTGAAGCATGTGATGAATATTACTTTCCTGATCCTTCGGGTTTTGTAAGGCATCCTGTTTTATCCAAAACACCACtaaaaattgagaaaaagagtaTTGGAAAGCATTATGTCATTCCTGACACAAATGTTGTACTTAATGCCATCGACATGTTAGAAAATGACAAGGTGTTTTATGATGTCATTATCCCGCAAACTGTTTTGGAAGAAGTtagaaataaaagttaTCCCATATATATGCGTTTAAGGGGTTTATgtaaaagtgaagataaaaGATTTGTGGTGTTTCATAACGAGTTCAAGGCTAGCACATATTTAGAACGGAAAATTGGCGAAACTATGAATGATTACAACGATAGACTTATAAGAAAGTGCGCAATTTTTTATGGAGAACACCTTCAAGATGCTGGGATCTCTATTGTTCTAGTCACGGGTGATCGTGCAAATCGTGAGAAGGCACAGAAAAATAGCATTCTTACCTTGTCACTCCCCGAGTATATATCCCTACTTCCAAATTCCATTGAATTGCAAGACATGTTGCCCACTTCTGGAGAATTTTCGTCGAACTACAAGGAGATTAAGTACCCATcctatttttctgctgccAGACTTATTGGAGGTATCAAAGCTGGATCGTTGCACCAAGGTACCATTAATATCTCATCGTACAACTTTTTGGAGGGTACTGTTGCTGTTCCAAACTTGCCAAAGCCCTTGCTTATCTTAGGAAGAGAGAATTTAAATAGAGCATTCAATGGTGAtaaagttgttgttgaaattcTCTCAAAGAATAATTGGAAAAAGCCTTCAACTAAAATTATTGACGAGGAAGCAGTTAACCAGAACGGGattggtgatgatgatgatgaggtCATGGTTACAGATAAAGAGAGAATTGTCTTGGCACAGGAGGCAGTGAAGGCGCAAAAGGCatttcttcaagatggtgatgatgaccAAAAAAGTATTGTTCCCACTGGACGTGTTGTTGGAATAATTAAGCGTAGTTGGAGACTATATGTTGGTCAGTTGTCCCCTAATTCAATCGATCAAAATAACAATTCTGGATATTCTGCGAAAAACTGTTTTGTTATTCTCATGGATAGAACCCTCCCTAAGATCAGAATCAGGACTCGGAGATCTCGCGCGTTAGCTGGTAAGAGAATTGTCGTTGCAGTTGATTCGTGGTCGGAAAGCTCTAAATTTCCACAGGGCCATTATGTTCGAACTCTTGGAGATATTGAGGATAAGGATGCTGAAGAGGAAGCTATTTTGCTTGAGCATGACATTGAGTACAGGCCCTTTTCTAAAAATGTTTTAGATTGCCTTCCAAAAGAAGGTCACAACTGGAAAGTTCCTGAAAATCTTAATAATGGTGATCAGTTATTGGCTAAAAGAGAGGATCTTAGAGATAGGCTTATATGCTCGATTGATCCTCCTGGTTGTGTAGACATTGATGATGCTTTGCATGCCAAAAAGCTTCCCAATGGTAATTACGAGGTCGGTGTTCATATTGCGGATGTGACACATTTCGTGAAACCAGGTACGGCAATTGATCAGGAAGCTGCATCCAGAGGTACAACTGTTTATCTTGTGGATAAACGTATTGATATGTTGCCAAGCCTTTTAGGTACGGACTTATGTTCGCTTATGGCTAATGTCGATAGATATGCATTTTCTGTTATTTGGGAAATGAACGATAAAGCGGAGATTCAGAATGTCAAATTTACAAAGTCCATTATTCGTTCAAGGcatgctttttcttatGAGGAGGCACAGATGAGGATGGATGAtcaagaaaagcaagatCCTCTCACACAGGATTTGCGTATATTATTACGTCTGtcaaagattttgaagaaaaaaagattggaTGCAGGTGCGTTAAATCTTGCATCTCCTGAAGTTAGAGTCCATATGGATAGTGAAACGTCAGATCCAAGTGAGGTCGAAGTTAAACAACTTTTGGAAGCAAACTCTTTGGTTGAAGAGTTTATGTTAGCAGCAAACATATCTGTTGCCAGAAAGATATATGAGACCTTCCCTCAGGTTGCTATGCTTAGACGACATGCTACCCCACCTGCAACAAATTTTGAAGCTTTAAATGATATGCTCAGGGTTAGAAAAGGGATGAGTCTTTCAGTTGAAAGTTCAAAAGCACTTGCAGATTCTCTTGATCGTTGTGTTGATCCAAAGGATCCATATTTCAACACATTGGTTCGTATATTAGCTACCAGATGTATGACTGCAGCCGAATACTTTACTGCTGGAAGTTTTAGCTACCCagaatttcatcattaCGGTCTCGCTGTAGACATTTACACACATTTCACGTCTCCAATTCGTCGGTATTGTGATGATATTGTTCATAGGCAGCTTTCTGCGGCTATAAATTATGAAACTTTAAGCAAGTTACATATggataaagataaaatggATTTGATTGTGAAGAATATTAATAGGAGACACAGAAATGCACAATTCGCTGGTAGAGCAAGCATTAATTATTATGTTGGTCAGGTCATGAAAAGTGCCGAAGCTGTTGAGCATGGTTATGTCATAAAAGTGTTTTCAAATGGTATAGTTGTGCTTATTCCAAAATATGGTCTTGAGAGTTTGATTAAATTGGATGTATTAGGTCAGGTGGATACAGCTATATTTGATGCAGAAAAGTATAAGCTTACATTCAAAAATGGTGATGATCAAGAGACAGTAATAACTTTATTTGACAATGTTGAGGTTTATGTCAAGACAGAATTGGATAAATTCACTGGAAAAAGGAAGGTTTTGTTATCGTTGAAGTAA